From Phenylobacterium montanum, the proteins below share one genomic window:
- a CDS encoding flagellar basal body P-ring protein FlgI produces MRSLRLIRLTGALLALTIGLGGAQAMAASRIKDIVQFEGVRENKLVGYGLVVGLAGTGDSLRNNPMTKQSLEAMMERLGVNMRDATNIDTKNVAAVMVTASLPAFAAAGSTIDVNVAAMGDAKSLQGGTLLVTPLLGADGEAYAVGQGTVETGSISAGGASGSSVSKGVPTAGRIAGGASIEREVGFELANMNVLRLTLRNPDFTTSRRVADVINARYPGSAQAENPTIVALKPPAGSDMVSFVTSLENLEVEPDAPAKVVIDEVAGVIVMGENVRLSTVAIAQGNLTISVEEKPAVSQPLPFSQGTTQVVPQSKVKVDEEKGKKLLVVKEGASLASLVAGLNALGVTPRDMISILQAIKTAGALQADIEVM; encoded by the coding sequence ACCATCGGCCTCGGCGGCGCCCAGGCCATGGCGGCCTCGCGGATCAAGGACATCGTCCAGTTCGAGGGCGTGCGCGAGAACAAGCTGGTGGGCTACGGCCTGGTCGTGGGCCTGGCCGGCACCGGCGATAGCCTGCGCAACAATCCCATGACCAAGCAGAGCCTCGAGGCGATGATGGAGCGCCTCGGCGTCAATATGCGCGACGCCACCAACATCGACACCAAGAACGTGGCCGCGGTGATGGTCACCGCCAGCCTGCCAGCCTTCGCCGCCGCCGGCTCGACCATCGACGTCAATGTGGCGGCCATGGGCGACGCCAAGAGCCTGCAGGGCGGCACGCTTCTGGTCACCCCGCTGCTGGGCGCCGACGGCGAGGCCTATGCGGTCGGCCAGGGCACGGTGGAGACCGGCTCGATCTCGGCCGGCGGCGCCTCTGGCTCCTCGGTCAGCAAGGGCGTGCCCACGGCGGGCCGCATCGCCGGCGGGGCCAGCATCGAGCGCGAGGTCGGCTTCGAACTCGCCAATATGAACGTGCTGCGCCTGACCCTGCGCAATCCCGACTTCACCACCTCGCGCCGCGTGGCCGACGTGATCAACGCCCGCTATCCCGGCTCAGCCCAGGCCGAGAACCCCACCATCGTCGCGCTGAAGCCCCCGGCCGGCTCGGACATGGTCAGCTTCGTCACCTCGCTCGAGAACCTGGAGGTCGAGCCCGACGCCCCGGCCAAGGTGGTGATCGACGAGGTCGCCGGCGTGATCGTGATGGGCGAGAACGTGCGCCTGTCCACCGTGGCCATCGCCCAGGGCAACCTGACCATCAGCGTCGAGGAGAAGCCCGCGGTCAGCCAGCCCCTGCCCTTCAGCCAGGGCACGACCCAGGTGGTCCCGCAATCCAAGGTCAAGGTCGACGAGGAGAAGGGCAAGAAGCTCCTGGTGGTCAAGGAAGGCGCCTCGCTCGCCTCCCTGGTCGCCGGCCTCAACGCCCTGGGCGTCACCCCGCGCGACATGATCTCCATCCTTCAGGCCATCAAGACCGCCGGCGCCCTGCAAGCCGACATCGAGGTGATGTGA
- a CDS encoding rod-binding protein — protein sequence MSGYSAITTPISLLTPAARTPALGAVQMSASETARRAAIKKTATDFEASFLSTMMSQMFDGVQTSAPFGGGEGEQAYKSFMVEAYAKQMAARGGVGVAAAVQREMLKMQGLSQE from the coding sequence ATGTCCGGCTATTCCGCGATCACTACGCCGATCTCCTTGCTCACCCCGGCGGCCAGGACGCCAGCCCTGGGCGCAGTCCAGATGAGCGCGAGCGAGACCGCGCGCCGGGCCGCGATCAAGAAGACCGCCACCGATTTCGAGGCCTCGTTCCTCTCCACCATGATGAGCCAGATGTTCGACGGCGTGCAGACCTCGGCCCCGTTCGGCGGCGGCGAAGGCGAGCAGGCCTACAAGTCGTTCATGGTCGAGGCCTACGCTAAGCAGATGGCCGCCCGCGGCGGGGTCGGCGTGGCCGCCGCCGTGCAGCGCGAAATGCTCAAGATGCAAGGCCTCAGTCAGGAGTAG
- a CDS encoding flagellar basal body protein: MQPAPGQPDRIEPMIRLTQRLTELLALQAAAFEERRPQDAAASMDETTRLANAYRHEAQRLRNAPGEIERATADQRRRLRQATEAFDAVVARHGRALHAAKTVTEGLVHAIANEVARQRGANAGYGPRGVRNTGAASASITLNQRA; this comes from the coding sequence ATGCAGCCAGCCCCCGGACAGCCCGACCGCATCGAGCCGATGATCCGCCTGACCCAGCGCCTGACCGAATTGCTGGCGCTGCAGGCCGCAGCCTTCGAGGAACGCCGGCCGCAGGACGCCGCCGCCAGCATGGACGAGACCACCCGCCTGGCCAACGCCTACCGCCACGAGGCCCAGCGCCTGCGCAACGCCCCCGGCGAGATCGAGCGCGCCACCGCTGACCAGCGCCGCCGCCTGCGCCAGGCCACCGAGGCCTTCGACGCCGTGGTCGCCCGCCACGGCCGCGCCCTGCACGCCGCCAAGACCGTGACCGAGGGCCTGGTTCACGCCATCGCCAACGAAGTCGCCCGCCAGCGCGGCGCCAACGCCGGCTACGGCCCCCGCGGCGTGCGCAACACCGGCGCGGCGAGCGCATCGATCACGCTTAACCAGCGGGCTTGA
- a CDS encoding ABC-F family ATP-binding cassette domain-containing protein: protein MIPFITLDGLSWRAPDGRTLFENLTLSFGGERTGVVGRNGCGKTTLLKLMLGELEPAAGVVTRRGRIGLLRQAQAAPEGAVLEDLLGVAEGLERLDRIESGEGSGEDFDLADWDLAARIEAALAEVGLEGLSLDRPAASLSGGQRTRTEIARLLIARPDLILLDEPTNNLDGGGRALVAEALAAWPGGAVVVSHDRTLLKGMDRIVELSGLGARVYGGGWDLYAERKEAEEGAAVLALDSAEREARRVDRALQQTRERKARSDAAGRRARARGDAPKMLLDARADRAEATGARQSRLAERLRDQAQADLSAAQARVERIRRLDFELPPSGLAEGKLVLAFEQVSFAWPGGPRILDQLSFRLTGPQRLAVAGGNGRGKTTLIRLAEGQVEPDAGRIVRGVPAVVLDQQAALLQGDLSLIDNFRRLNPGLGDNAAHAALARFLFRNAAALKLARDLSGGERLRAALACVLMAERPPQLIILDEPTNHLDLDSIAAVEAALAAYDGALIVVSHDEAFLDALGVKQRLPLDSPLKPAG from the coding sequence ATGATCCCCTTCATCACCCTCGACGGCCTGTCCTGGCGCGCCCCTGACGGGCGCACCCTCTTCGAAAACCTGACCCTTTCCTTCGGCGGCGAGCGCACCGGCGTCGTCGGCCGCAATGGTTGCGGCAAGACCACCTTGCTCAAGCTGATGCTGGGCGAGCTGGAGCCTGCCGCCGGCGTGGTCACCCGGCGAGGGCGCATCGGCCTTCTACGTCAGGCCCAGGCCGCGCCCGAGGGCGCTGTGCTGGAAGACCTTCTGGGCGTCGCCGAGGGGCTGGAGCGACTGGACCGCATCGAAAGCGGGGAGGGGAGCGGTGAGGACTTCGACCTCGCCGACTGGGACTTGGCGGCGCGGATCGAGGCGGCGCTGGCCGAGGTGGGGCTCGAGGGCCTCTCACTCGACCGGCCGGCAGCCAGCCTCAGCGGCGGCCAGCGCACCCGGACGGAGATCGCCCGGCTCCTGATCGCGCGGCCGGATCTGATCCTCTTGGACGAGCCGACCAACAACCTGGATGGAGGGGGCCGCGCCCTCGTCGCCGAGGCGCTCGCGGCTTGGCCGGGCGGGGCGGTAGTGGTCAGCCATGACCGGACCCTGCTGAAGGGGATGGACCGGATCGTCGAGTTGAGCGGCCTGGGCGCCCGCGTCTACGGCGGCGGCTGGGACCTCTACGCCGAGCGCAAGGAAGCGGAAGAGGGCGCCGCCGTGCTGGCCCTGGACTCGGCCGAACGCGAGGCGCGCCGGGTGGACCGCGCGCTGCAGCAGACGCGCGAACGCAAGGCGCGCAGCGACGCCGCCGGCCGCCGCGCCCGGGCGCGCGGCGACGCGCCCAAGATGCTGCTGGACGCCCGGGCCGACCGCGCCGAGGCGACGGGGGCCCGCCAAAGCCGCCTGGCCGAGCGCCTGCGCGACCAGGCCCAGGCCGATCTTTCGGCCGCCCAGGCGCGAGTGGAGCGGATCAGGCGGCTGGATTTCGAATTGCCGCCGAGCGGCCTCGCCGAAGGCAAGCTGGTGCTGGCCTTCGAGCAGGTTTCCTTCGCCTGGCCGGGCGGGCCCAGGATCCTGGACCAGCTCAGCTTCCGCCTGACCGGCCCGCAACGGCTGGCGGTGGCCGGCGGCAACGGTCGCGGCAAGACCACCTTGATCCGCCTGGCCGAGGGCCAGGTCGAGCCCGACGCCGGCCGTATCGTCCGTGGCGTTCCGGCCGTGGTGCTGGACCAGCAGGCGGCGCTGCTCCAGGGCGATCTCAGCCTGATCGACAACTTCCGCCGCCTCAATCCCGGCCTTGGCGACAACGCCGCCCACGCCGCGCTTGCACGGTTCCTGTTCCGCAACGCCGCAGCGCTCAAGCTGGCCCGCGACCTCTCTGGCGGCGAACGGTTGCGGGCGGCCCTGGCCTGCGTGCTGATGGCCGAGCGCCCGCCGCAACTGATCATCCTGGACGAGCCGACCAACCACCTGGACCTGGACTCGATCGCGGCGGTGGAGGCGGCGCTCGCCGCCTATGACGGCGCCCTGATCGTGGTCAGCCACGACGAGGCCTTTCTGGATGCGCTGGGTGTAAAGCAACGCTTGCCGCTGGATTCGCCTCTCAAGCCCGCTGGTTAA
- a CDS encoding DUF1203 domain-containing protein encodes MSYVVTGLPVAAFQPLFGLSEAELADHGAIRYTVAAKPGSPCRITLEDAEPGESVLLLNYEHHAEPTPYRSNHAIFVREAALETARFEDRLPPVFQGRLLSIRAFGQAGMMVDAEVLQGAEAEPLIQAWLERPEIAYLHAHNAKRGCYSARIERS; translated from the coding sequence ATGTCCTACGTCGTCACCGGCCTTCCCGTCGCCGCCTTCCAGCCCCTGTTCGGCCTGTCCGAGGCCGAACTCGCCGATCACGGCGCGATCCGCTACACGGTCGCCGCCAAGCCGGGCTCGCCTTGCCGGATCACGCTCGAGGACGCAGAGCCTGGCGAGAGCGTCTTGCTGCTCAACTACGAACACCACGCCGAACCCACGCCCTATCGCTCCAACCATGCCATCTTCGTACGCGAGGCGGCCCTGGAGACCGCGCGGTTCGAGGACCGCCTGCCGCCGGTGTTCCAGGGACGGCTTTTGTCCATCCGCGCCTTCGGTCAGGCCGGCATGATGGTCGATGCCGAGGTGCTGCAGGGCGCCGAGGCCGAGCCCCTGATCCAGGCCTGGCTGGAACGGCCGGAGATCGCCTATCTGCATGCGCACA